In Gammaproteobacteria bacterium, the DNA window TAAGCGCCGCTTGTCAATGTGATTTCCAGTTGCGCATCGCAGTACCCCTAGGTTATGAACCGGATGCCGAGTTGTTAAAACGCGCGGCGGGTCGAGTGGTTCTGTTGCGCGACCCGCTGGCCGCTGCCCGGAATGCGGACCTGGTGACCACCGACGTATGGTCCAGCATGGGTAAGGAAGAGCAGCAAGAGCGGCGGATTCGTGATTTTTCGCCCTATCAAGTGACGTCTGAAATCATGGCCCAGGCTAAGCCTGACGCCCTTTTTCTGCATTGCCTGCCCGCCCATCGCGGCGAGGAAGTCAGCGCTGAGGTCATCGACGGACCACAAAGCCGGGTCTGGGATCAGGCGGAGAATCGCCTGCACGCGCAAAAGGCGCTCATGGAATTTTTGTTGCTTGCAAAATGAACCGACTTTGAACGCTCATTTATGAAAGAGTATGCGCTGATCCTGATCGGCACGATCCTGGTCAATAATTTTGTGCTGGTGAAATTTCTGGGGCTATGTCCCTTCATGGGCGTATCCCGCAAGCTGGAAACCGCCCTGGGCATGGGGCTAGCGACGACTTTCGTGCTGACCCTGTCATCCATTTGCGCCTATCTCACTGACGAGTATCTGCTGGCGCCGTTAGGACTCGAATATCTGCGGACCATCGCTTTCATTCTGGTCATTGCCGTGGTCGTCCAGTTCACCGAGATGGTCGTGCATAAAACCAGTCCGCTGCTGTATCAGGTGCTGGGAATTTATCTGCCGCTGATCACCACGAACTGTGCGGTGCTGGGCGTCGCCCTGCTGAATGTCCAAACCCGGCATGGCTTTGTTGAATCGGGCTTGTACGGCTTCGGCGCAGCAGTGGGTTTTTCGCTGGTGATGGTGCTGTTCGCGGCCATGCGCGAGCGCATCGTGACCGCGGATGTGCCGATCCCGTTTCGAGGTGCGGCCATCACCCTGGTAACCGCTGGATTGATGTCGCTGGCGTTCATGGGCTTTGCCGGTTTGGTGAGAGGCTAAGGAAGAATGATTGCCGCAATTATCGTGTTAAGTGCGCTGGCCGGCGTTTCCGGCCTGCTGCTGGGCTTTGCCGCCGTCCGTTTCAGGGTG includes these proteins:
- the rsxA gene encoding electron transport complex subunit RsxA, with the protein product MKEYALILIGTILVNNFVLVKFLGLCPFMGVSRKLETALGMGLATTFVLTLSSICAYLTDEYLLAPLGLEYLRTIAFILVIAVVVQFTEMVVHKTSPLLYQVLGIYLPLITTNCAVLGVALLNVQTRHGFVESGLYGFGAAVGFSLVMVLFAAMRERIVTADVPIPFRGAAITLVTAGLMSLAFMGFAGLVRG